GCACGGAATGCGGTGCCATACGAACCGCGGACCAGCAGCGTGTCGATCGGGCGCCATTCCAGGCCACCGCTCCAGGTCGCCTTGCCGATGGTGTGGCCGGAATAGCGGTACTGGTCGTAGCGGCCGGCCACGCTCAGGTTGACCGTCTCGTGCAGCGGCATGCGCAGCTCCGCAGCGGTCGCCCAGCGGTTGCGCGAACCCTTTCCGTCCGAATCCTTCCAGCTGTAGTAGTAGTACTCGGTCGCCAGCGGATCGGGGTTCAGCGAGTAGGCCTGCTGGCCCACTTCCACGGTCGCGGCAAACCCGGCGTCGCCCCCCGGCAGGGCGAACAGGGCCGAGTTGGTCAGGGTGAAGGCGGCGGTCTCCGTGCGCGACTTCGGGGTGTAGGTGGTACGCGCGGCGATCGAATCGTACTCGGCGCGGGTCAGCGGCCGGTACAGGCGTGACGGGTCGGCGTTGTAGATCGGGAAACCGTCGTCATCCACGCCCAGCTGCGGGCCGAGGAACAGGTCATTGGCCTTGGCGGCGATGATCTGCGCCCAGCTGATCCGCGACTGGTACTGCGAATGGCTCAGCGCCGCTTCGTAGTCCCAGTTGCCGGCCAGGTTGCCCTTGAAGCCGGTGGTCACGCTGAAGGTCTTCTGCGTGCTGCGCACCATGGCGTTGCGCAGGCCACCCATTTCCTCGGGCGAGAACTGGCGCTGCCAGAACTCGATCTCGCCGGTGGCTTCGTTGTTGAAATAGCCCGACTCATCGCCGTTGGCATCCATGCGGCCCCACTGGGTGACGTCGCGCATCAGCGACATCGTGTGGTAGCCCAGCTGCACGTCGGCGAACCACTGCTGGCCATTGTCGAAGTCGTAGCTCAGCGACGCGTAGCCGTTGGCACCGCGGCGCTTGCTGAGGATGGTGCCGTAGCCGATCGAGCTGTCGCTGCCGCAGTAGTAGCCGTACTTCGGGCGATAGGCGCGGTAGGTGCTGCCCTGGTTCTGCCCGGCCAGCGCTTCGCAGGTGGCGGCGCCCGGGTCCAGGTAGTCATCATTGTAGTCGGTGCGCAGGTAGGCACGGCGCGCGATGCGCGAACCCTCGCTGGGGCCGTCCTGGGTCGAGTCCTGGATGTCGCGCTCATAGGCCCACAGCGGGGTCTGCGACTGCAGTTCGACGCTGTACACCGCGTTGAAGTTGCCACGGCTGAAACCGCTGGCGATGCTCATGTCGAACGACTCGCCACCGCCTTCGGTGGTGGTGCCCATGCGCATGTCGATGGTGGTGCCGTCGGCCTTCTTCTTCAGGATGAAGTTGACCACGCCGGCGATGGCGTCCGAACCATAGATGGCCGAGGCGCTGCCGGTCAGCACTTCAATGCGCTCGATCATCCCCAGCGGAATGTTGGAGACATCGGTGAAGTTGCTGCGGCCCTTGAACGGCATCGGGAAGTCGGCGATACGGCGGCCATTGACCAGCACCAGCGTGTGGTTCGGGCCGAGGCCGCGCAGGTCCACCTGCTGGGCGCCCGGCGAGAAGTCGGCGCCGCTGGAAGACTGCTGGCTCTGCGTCTCACCGCCGTTCTGGGTCATTGCACGCAGCACGTCCGGCACGCTGGTGAAGCCGCTGGAGCGGATCTGTTCGGCGTTGATCACCGTGATCGGGGCGGGGCCTTCCACCTGGGCGCGCGGAATGCGCGAGCCGGTGACCTGCACCGCGTCCAGTTGTTGAACCGAAGAGGAAGCCGGTGCCTGGGCGGCCGCAGAAGCAGCCACGCCCATCAACGCCAGCTGGATCGACCACGCCATCGCCTGTCTACGCATGAGGAATTCTCAAAAATGATGCCGGCCCGCAGAGGAGGGGCCTGTCCCCCATTCAGATTTCCGGAATGGGCGCGCGCATTTAACGCCTTTTTTATGTCCTTGACTACTGGGTCCCTATCTGGCAAAGAGTGAAAACGCTTGCAAGTCGATTTCGTTCAGGGAGATCAAGATGCAACGCCTCCACCGCACTCTGCGTATCCCTGTTGCCTGGCTGGTGCTGCTGGTGCTGGCCTGGCCACTGGCTGCGCTCGCACAGGATCTGCAGGGCCCCGGCTTTGCCTATTACGAAGTCGGCGACCTTGAGGCCCCGCGCCCCGGCCCGCGCGCGCCCGCGATGATGCTGATGGGCGGTGGCGAGTGGGTGCCGGACGCCTTCCAATGGTGGCTGAAGCAGGCCGGCAATGGCCGTGTGCTGATCCTGCGCGCCTCCGGCGGCGATGAGCTGCAGGACCGCCTGTACCGCGAGATCGGCGGCACCACCGCGGTACAGACCCTGGTCTTCGACAGCCGCCGCGGTGCCGACGATCCGGCCGTGCTGCGCGTGGTTGCTGCGGCCGACGCCATCTTCATCGCCGGCGGCGACCAGTCACGCTACATCCGCTTCTGGAAGGGCACCGCACTCAACCGCGCACTCAATGCACATGTACGCGCCGGCAAGCCGATTGCCGGTACCAGCGCCGGACTGGCGATCCTCGGTGGCTATGCCTACGGCGCGATGGATGGTGGCAGCATCACCTCGGCCGGAGCCCTGGCCGATCCGATGGGCAGCGCAGTCACCATGGACAGCGGATTCCTGCAGATGCCCTACCTGCAGCGCGTGGTCACCGACACCCATTTCGACAAGCGTGACCGGCTCGGTCGCCTGATCGTGTTCGTGGCACGCGCCGCGCAGGACAGTGGTGACCCGGACATCGTCGGCATTGGCGTTGATGAGGACACCGCCCTGTGCGTGGAGCCCGATGGGCAGGCCCAGGTCTACAGCGCCGACGGCGAAGGCAAGGTCTGGGTGGTCAGCCCCGGCCGTGATGCCGACCGCCTGGTCGAGGGCGAACCATTGCGCTTCCATGCCGTTCCGGTGACCGTGGTCGCCAGCGGCAGCCGCATGCGGCTGGATGACTTCCAGGCCGAGGCCGACTACCAGGCCGTGGCCGACGTCAGTGACGGCGAGATCGAAGTCGTGCGACGGTAGCGCCGGGCCATGCCCGGCGGCCTTGCCGCATCGCTCTTTCCGCCGGGCATGGCCCGGCGCTACCGAACACTCCCTGGAGACGTACCTGATGAAACTGCGCCTGGCGCTGTCCGCGCTGCTGTCCCTGCCATTGCTTGCCCAGGCCGCACCGGCCACGTCGCCGCTGCTGGTCATCCATGGCGGCGCCGGCGTCGAGCGCAAGGACCTGTCGCCGGCAGAAGAAAAGGCCGCGCGCGAAGCGTTGCGCGCCGCACTGCTGAAGGGCCATGCCGAACTGGCGGCCGGTCGCCCGGCGCTTGCAGTGGTCACGGCGGCGATCACCGTGCTGGAGGACGATCCGACCTTCAACGCCGGCAAGGGCGCGGTGTTCACCCATGACGGCCACAACGAGCTGGATGCCGCGGTGATGGACGGCGCCACCCAGGCTGCTGGTGCGGTGGCCGGCGTGCAGCGGGTGCGCAACCCGATCCTGCTGGCGCAGACCGTGATGCAGAAGTCCAGGCACGTGATGATGGTCGGGCAGGGCGCCGAAGCCTTCGCGGCGGAGCAGGGCACTGCCCTGGTGGACCCGTCGTATTTCCGCACGGAGAAGCGCTGGCAGCAGCTGCAGCGCGCGCTGAAGGAAGAGGCCAATGGCCAGGCACATGCCGACCTGGAGACCGCAAAGCACTTCGGTACGGTCGGTGCGGTCGCACTGGATGCACAGGGGCACCTGGCCGCCGGCACCTCCACGGGCGGCATGACCAACAAGCGCTATGGCCGGGTGGGTGATTCGCCGATCATCGGCGCCGGTACCTGGGCCGACGCGCGATGCGCGGTGTCGGGCACCGGCTGGGGCGAGTACTACATCCGCACCGCGGCCGCGCACGAGATCTGCGCGCGCATGCGCTACCAGGCGCAGACGCCGGAGCAGGCCGGCAAGGGCGTGATCAACGAGACGATTCCGCAGATGGGCGGCGACGGCGGTGCGATCGTGCTCGCCGCAGACGGTAAAATGGCCACGCCGTTCAACACCCAGGGCATGTATCGGGGCTGGATCGGCGCCGACGGCGTCCCCCATGTCGCAATTTTCGCCAGCGAGACCCTGCCGGTCCCCAGGCAATAACCTTGCGTATCAATGGGTTTGCGACAGCGTGTGAAAAAGATGGAAAAAAGCGTTGACAGCCCCCCGTCCCATCAGCAGAATAAGCGGCTCACCACCACACACCGCAACGCTTCGGCGGCAACGGAATGGGGTGGTAAGGAGGGATACCCAAGCGGCCAACGGGGGCAGACTGTAAATCTGCTGGCTTACGCCTTCGGTGGTTCGAATCCACCTCCCTCCACCAGTTTCACGTTGTGACATTCCCGGCGCGGGAGTAGTTCAATGGTAGAACCTCAGCCTTCCAAGCTGATGGTGCGGGTTCGATTCCCGTCTCCCGCTCCATTGAATGAACTTTGAATCTTATCGAGTTCATGTCATAATGCAAAACTCGGCTCACGTAGCTCAGTCGGTAGAGCACTTCCTTGGTAAGGAAGAGGTCGAAGGTTCGATTCCTTTCGTGAGCACCATCTTAAGCATCACCTCTCAGACGAATTCGAGATAAGCAGCCATGGCCAAGGGTAAGTTCGAGCGCACCAAGCCGCACGTCAACGTCGGCACCATCGGTCACGTCGACCACGGCAAGACCACGCTGACCGCCGCACTGACCAAGATCGGTGCCGAGCGCTTCGGTGGCGAGTTCAAGGACTACTCCTCGATCGACGCCGCGCCGGAAGAAAAGGCGCGTGGCATCACGATCTCGACCGCGCACGTCGAATACGAATCCCCGACCCGTCACTACGCCCACGTCGATTGCCCGGGCCATGCTGACTACGTCAAGAACATGATCACCGGTGCCGCCCAGATGGACGGTGCGATCCTGGTGTGCTCGGCCGCTGACGGCCCGATGCCGCAGACCCGCGAGCACATCCTGCTGTCGCGCCAGGTCGGCGTGCCGTACATCGTCGTGTTCCTGAACAAGGCCGACATGGTCGACGACGCCGAGCTGCTCGAGCTGGTCGAGATGGAAGTGCGTGAGCTGCTGAGCAAGTACGACTTCCCGGGCGACGACACCCCGATCATCGCTGGTTCGGCCCGTCTGGCGCTGGACGGCGACCAGAGCGACATCGGCGTGCCGGCCATCCTGAAGCTGGTCGATGCCCTGGACAGCTGGATCCCGGAGCCGGAGCGTGCGATCGACAAGCCGTTCCTGATGCCGGTGGAAGACGTGTTCTCGATCTCGGGCCGCGGCACCGTGGTGACCGGTCGTATCGAGCGCGGCGTGATCAAGGTTGGCGACGAAATCGAAATCGTCGGCATCCGTCCGGTGCAGAAGACCACCGTGACCGGCGTTGAAATGTTCCGCAAGCTGCTGGACCAGGGTCAGGCAGGCGACAACGCTGGCCTGCTGCTGCGCGGCACCAAGCGTGACGACGTCGAGCGTGGCCAGGTTCTGGCCAAGCCGGGTTCGATCAAGCCGCACACCAAGTTCGAAGGCGAAGTGTACGTCCTGTCGAAGGACGAAGGCGGCCGCCACACCCCGTTCTTCAACGGCTACCGTCCGCAGTTCTACTTCCGTACCACCGACATCACCGGCGCAGCTGCTCTGCCGGAAGGCGTCGAAATGGTGATGCCGGGTGACAACGTCAAGATGGTCGTCACCCTGATCAACCCGGTGGCAATGGACGAAGGCCTGCGCTTCGCCATCCGCGAAGGCGGCCGTACCGTCGGCGCCGGCGTGGTCTCGAAGATCATCGAGTAAGCCTGCAGTGCCGGTGGTTGCATAGCGCCGCCGGTTACGCGAATGGCGGGCCGGGAACCTCGGTCCGCCTTCGCCGTCTAAGGGAAGGCAAGTTTTCAACGTACGCCAGTAGCTCAATTGGCAGAGCAGCGGTCTCCAAAACCGCAGGTTGGGGGTTCGAGTCCCTCCTGGCGTGCCATCTGCCCACCTTATCCAGCGGCCTGGGCCGCTAAAGCAGACACAGCCGGATGAATAGCAAGATCGAACACTCCAAGGACAACTCCGCCCACGGCGGGGATATCGTCAAGTATGTCGCCGCATCGCTGCTGGTGCTGGCCGGTCTGTTCGTCTGGTTCTGGTTCTCCGCCGACTCTGGTCGCGCCGCCCAGCTGGGTGCGTGGGCAGGTCAGCTGCGTGCGTTGGCGGTCGTGGTCGGTCTGGTTGGCGGTATCGGCGTGTTCATGCTGACCGGCAAGGGGCGCGACACCCGCGAATTCCTCTCCGAGTCGCGCTTCGAACTGCGCAAGGTGGTCTGGCCGACGCGCCAGGAAGCCATCCGCATGACGTGGGTCGTGATCGTCGTGGTGCTCATCCTCAGCCTGCTGCTGGGTGGCTTCGACTTCCTGATCCAGAAACTGACTCAGTGGTTCCTGAGCCGCTAAGGAGAATTGCATGAAGCGTTGGTACGTCGTTCACGCCTATTCGGGCTTCGAGAAGTCGGTGGCGCAGGCCCTGCGCGATCGCATCGTCCGTGACGGCATGGAAGAGCGCTTCGGCGACGTCCTGGTCCCGACCGAAGAAGTGGTCGAGATGCGCGCTGGCCAGAAGCGCCGCTCCGAGCGCAAGTTCTTCCCGGGTTACGTGCTGGTCCAGATCGAGACCCACGAAGAAGCCGGTATCCCGCGCATCGACAACGAAAGCTGGCACCTGGTCAAGGAAACCCCGCGCGTGATGGGCTTCATCGGCGGCACGGCCGACCGTCCGTTGCCGATCGCCGATTCCGAGGCCGAGGCCATCCTGAATCGTGTTCAGGAAGGTGTCGAGAAGCCGCGTCCGAAGGTGCTGTTCGAGCCGGGCCAGATGGTTCGCGTTACCGACGGTCCGTTCAACGATTTCAATGGCGTCGTCGAAGAAGTCAACTACGAGAAGAGCCGTCTGCGCGTCTCGGTGCTGATCTTTGGTCGTGCCACCCCGGTCGAGCTCGAGTTCGGCCAGGTCGAAAAGGCCGTCTGACCCGTCTGTCGAGTCGAGCCTTGCTCGACTCCGGACCAGAAACCGGGCTTGGCCCGGTTTCGTTCGTTTACCTGCCGCTTCAGGCAAGTGAAGAAAAAACCTGTTATAGTGCGCGGCTCCCCGCTGGGAAAGCCAGCAGGACGAGGCCGCCGCAAGGTGGCCTTCAGCATGATTTCAAAACGCGATGCCGGGACGCGTGATTCCCGGTCCGATGGGGAGCCTGTTGTCGAAAGGCGCTAGCACCCGGAGAGCACTCACATGGCAAAGAAAGTTGTCGGTTACATCAAGCTGCAGGTGAAGGCCGGTCAGGCCAACCCCTCGCCGCCGGTCGGTCCTGCGCTGGGTCAGCGTGGTCTGAACATCATGGAATTCTGCAAGGCGTTCAACGCTGCCACGCAGAAGCTCGAGCCGGGTCTGCCGGTTCCGGTGATCATCACGGCCTACTCGGACCGTACGTTCACCTTCATCACCAAGAGCACCCCGGCTACCACCCTGCTGAAGAAGGCCGCTGGCATCTCGTCGGGCTCCAAGCGCCCGAACACCGAGAAGGTCGGCAAGGTCACCCGTAAGCAGCTGGAAGAGATCGCCAAGGCGAAGGAGCCGGATCTGACTGCCGCCGACCTGGACGCCGCCGTGCGTACCATCGCTGGCTCTGCCCGTTCCATGGGCCTCGTGGTGGAGGGTTAATAAGATGGCACAGACCAAGCGTGAGAAGGCCATCAAGGCCGCCGTCGTTCCGGGCAAGGCGTACGCCTTCGAGGACGCGATCAACATCCTGAAGAGCGCCACCAAGGCCAAGTTCGTCGAGTCGATCGACGTTGCCGTGCGCCTGGGCGTCGATGCGAAGAAGTCCGACCAGCAGGTCCGTGGCTCCACCGTGCTGCCGGCCGGTACCGGCAAGTCGGTCCGCGTCGCCGTGTTCGCTCCGGCCGGTGCCAAGGCTGACGAAGCCCTGGCCGCTGGCGCCGAAGCCGTCGGTATGGACGATCTGGCCGAGAAGATGCAGGCCGGCGATCTGAACTACGACGTCGTCATTGCTACCCCGGACGCCATGCGCGTCGTCGGTAAGCTGGGCACCGTGCTGGGCCCGCGCGGCCTGATGCCGAACCCGAAGGTCGGCACCGTTTCCCCGAACCCGGGTGAAGCCGTGAAGAACGCCAAGTCGGGTCAGGTCCGTTACCGCACCGACAAGGCCGGCATCATCCACTGCACCATCGGCAAGGCCGACTTCGCCGAAGACGCGCTGAAGTCGAACCTGACCGCGCTGCTGCTGGACCTGATCAAGGCCAAGCCGGCCACCTCGAAGGGCACCTACCTGCAGAAGGTTTCGGTCAGCTCGACGATGGGCCCGGGTGTCACCGTCGACCAGTCGTCGCTGACCCTGAAGTAATTGTTTCAAGCGGTCACGGTGCCTCGGGTGCCGTGACCGTGACATTTGAAGGCATCGCTGGCAGTGCATCGCCCGCGGTAGCCGTCAAAGACCGCAGGCGCGGTCGTG
This portion of the Stenotrophomonas sp. WZN-1 genome encodes:
- the tuf gene encoding elongation factor Tu, which translates into the protein MAKGKFERTKPHVNVGTIGHVDHGKTTLTAALTKIGAERFGGEFKDYSSIDAAPEEKARGITISTAHVEYESPTRHYAHVDCPGHADYVKNMITGAAQMDGAILVCSAADGPMPQTREHILLSRQVGVPYIVVFLNKADMVDDAELLELVEMEVRELLSKYDFPGDDTPIIAGSARLALDGDQSDIGVPAILKLVDALDSWIPEPERAIDKPFLMPVEDVFSISGRGTVVTGRIERGVIKVGDEIEIVGIRPVQKTTVTGVEMFRKLLDQGQAGDNAGLLLRGTKRDDVERGQVLAKPGSIKPHTKFEGEVYVLSKDEGGRHTPFFNGYRPQFYFRTTDITGAAALPEGVEMVMPGDNVKMVVTLINPVAMDEGLRFAIREGGRTVGAGVVSKIIE
- the rplK gene encoding 50S ribosomal protein L11 — encoded protein: MAKKVVGYIKLQVKAGQANPSPPVGPALGQRGLNIMEFCKAFNAATQKLEPGLPVPVIITAYSDRTFTFITKSTPATTLLKKAAGISSGSKRPNTEKVGKVTRKQLEEIAKAKEPDLTAADLDAAVRTIAGSARSMGLVVEG
- a CDS encoding cyanophycinase codes for the protein MQRLHRTLRIPVAWLVLLVLAWPLAALAQDLQGPGFAYYEVGDLEAPRPGPRAPAMMLMGGGEWVPDAFQWWLKQAGNGRVLILRASGGDELQDRLYREIGGTTAVQTLVFDSRRGADDPAVLRVVAAADAIFIAGGDQSRYIRFWKGTALNRALNAHVRAGKPIAGTSAGLAILGGYAYGAMDGGSITSAGALADPMGSAVTMDSGFLQMPYLQRVVTDTHFDKRDRLGRLIVFVARAAQDSGDPDIVGIGVDEDTALCVEPDGQAQVYSADGEGKVWVVSPGRDADRLVEGEPLRFHAVPVTVVASGSRMRLDDFQAEADYQAVADVSDGEIEVVRR
- a CDS encoding TonB-dependent receptor encodes the protein MRRQAMAWSIQLALMGVAASAAAQAPASSSVQQLDAVQVTGSRIPRAQVEGPAPITVINAEQIRSSGFTSVPDVLRAMTQNGGETQSQQSSSGADFSPGAQQVDLRGLGPNHTLVLVNGRRIADFPMPFKGRSNFTDVSNIPLGMIERIEVLTGSASAIYGSDAIAGVVNFILKKKADGTTIDMRMGTTTEGGGESFDMSIASGFSRGNFNAVYSVELQSQTPLWAYERDIQDSTQDGPSEGSRIARRAYLRTDYNDDYLDPGAATCEALAGQNQGSTYRAYRPKYGYYCGSDSSIGYGTILSKRRGANGYASLSYDFDNGQQWFADVQLGYHTMSLMRDVTQWGRMDANGDESGYFNNEATGEIEFWQRQFSPEEMGGLRNAMVRSTQKTFSVTTGFKGNLAGNWDYEAALSHSQYQSRISWAQIIAAKANDLFLGPQLGVDDDGFPIYNADPSRLYRPLTRAEYDSIAARTTYTPKSRTETAAFTLTNSALFALPGGDAGFAATVEVGQQAYSLNPDPLATEYYYYSWKDSDGKGSRNRWATAAELRMPLHETVNLSVAGRYDQYRYSGHTIGKATWSGGLEWRPIDTLLVRGSYGTAFRAPDLHYVFAGPGNDETTAEDLYSCRADGATDCADYERNLVRSRTGNRQLDPETSTSWSAGFVWSPAIGLDLSVDWFDINMRNQVQDMDVRTILANEANCRLGSADITSPTCVDALARITRSNDGRLYGVRVEPINVARESTSGIDVGLRYRLQTGIGDFIFNGTHTWVKKHDFQRYPGDRTEDQFAVNSGFDIPRTKTSLSVTWEKDAWSATVYGSRLGKLPTSDSYDQVFDWDSGDSPYVRATYRYNASLQYRFDDHSRLSLSVVNVFNKMPPKDRTYTAYPYYDVSWFDSVGRTINLQYTHKFGGSAL
- the nusG gene encoding transcription termination/antitermination protein NusG is translated as MKRWYVVHAYSGFEKSVAQALRDRIVRDGMEERFGDVLVPTEEVVEMRAGQKRRSERKFFPGYVLVQIETHEEAGIPRIDNESWHLVKETPRVMGFIGGTADRPLPIADSEAEAILNRVQEGVEKPRPKVLFEPGQMVRVTDGPFNDFNGVVEEVNYEKSRLRVSVLIFGRATPVELEFGQVEKAV
- the secE gene encoding preprotein translocase subunit SecE produces the protein MNSKIEHSKDNSAHGGDIVKYVAASLLVLAGLFVWFWFSADSGRAAQLGAWAGQLRALAVVVGLVGGIGVFMLTGKGRDTREFLSESRFELRKVVWPTRQEAIRMTWVVIVVVLILSLLLGGFDFLIQKLTQWFLSR
- a CDS encoding isoaspartyl peptidase/L-asparaginase; translation: MKLRLALSALLSLPLLAQAAPATSPLLVIHGGAGVERKDLSPAEEKAAREALRAALLKGHAELAAGRPALAVVTAAITVLEDDPTFNAGKGAVFTHDGHNELDAAVMDGATQAAGAVAGVQRVRNPILLAQTVMQKSRHVMMVGQGAEAFAAEQGTALVDPSYFRTEKRWQQLQRALKEEANGQAHADLETAKHFGTVGAVALDAQGHLAAGTSTGGMTNKRYGRVGDSPIIGAGTWADARCAVSGTGWGEYYIRTAAAHEICARMRYQAQTPEQAGKGVINETIPQMGGDGGAIVLAADGKMATPFNTQGMYRGWIGADGVPHVAIFASETLPVPRQ
- the rplA gene encoding 50S ribosomal protein L1; amino-acid sequence: MAQTKREKAIKAAVVPGKAYAFEDAINILKSATKAKFVESIDVAVRLGVDAKKSDQQVRGSTVLPAGTGKSVRVAVFAPAGAKADEALAAGAEAVGMDDLAEKMQAGDLNYDVVIATPDAMRVVGKLGTVLGPRGLMPNPKVGTVSPNPGEAVKNAKSGQVRYRTDKAGIIHCTIGKADFAEDALKSNLTALLLDLIKAKPATSKGTYLQKVSVSSTMGPGVTVDQSSLTLK